A portion of the Hylaeus volcanicus isolate JK05 unplaced genomic scaffold, UHH_iyHylVolc1.0_haploid 12237, whole genome shotgun sequence genome contains these proteins:
- the LOC128884247 gene encoding uncharacterized protein LOC128884247 isoform X1, producing MFQGGVQQEALRGANMKRKRFFRFQSVPFAPYSNEKECLQQYTMYDFYNSFSKEYFHRIMQLPICMRYAPPWKLGMHTNWLINDNVDPESVCYKESHTPSVFQKQWTGLPLQELTNHRLKIRQKNVTDGLKESCSGVLTTTATIGVSSDKLDLSSKEEACCLPRWSASSEIHTSGISVEKVITHSVQLYPTTGSKKTSLSLEVLQELDKHYSTNSAPWIVDDSTTLPVATSEKSLVRHSPTGLNASAIGTTCSSHGEYPSNCMNTAFLLHVKDTVARKQMQSKEALRLKKNSNPQFKCEQTSSEDYVLSHDHCVSFNTLYPTCKNGHKDECMSERSDRSTVAGKVNFKRPQPSSRVKLSNEKIFVKSHDTSTVCPSVAWNTFNSGEKKKSRRITMMQRNSLRAQAKLTCDSRLLLRKTTVSPLGQGRQRLDAKLAVRNHNFVKNHRSPQRSKKSVTIPSHQHNQKKLTKDYQRWLMEVLNELQKQRDMGLIVPSRFERKKQRVLNFLQSLGGDVLSIVPIPSPTPCTNFFSSKNPSFQAAVPGFSNHTMPAKKKMLPSINSLQFLPNQPFPLVTKRNFCKTIDITP from the exons atgtttcaaggGGGTGTACAACAAGAGGCATTGCGAGGAGCAAacatgaaaagaaaacgattttTTCGATTCCAATCCGTACCGTTTGCTCCTTATAGCAATGAGAAAGAATGTTTGCAGCAATACACAATGTATGATTtctataattctttttctaaagaatattttcatcgtaTTATGCAACTTCCTATATGTATGCGTTATGCACCACCATGGAAGCTAGGAATGCACACCAATTGGTTAATTAATGATAACGTAGACCCTGAATCAGTGTGTTATAAAGAGTCGCATACGCCTTCggtttttcaaaaacaatggACAGGGTTACCTTTACAAGAACTGACGAACCATCGTTTGAAAATAAGACAAAAAAATGTCACTGATGGACTAAAAGAAAGTTGTTCGGGCGTACTAACAACAACAGCGACCATAGGAGTGTCATCCGACAAATTGGATTTATCTTCTAAAGAGGAAGCATGTTGCCTTCCACGCTGGTCTGCGTCTTCAGAGATTCATACCAGTG GCATCTCAGTTGAAAAAGTTATTACTCATAGTGTTCAACTCTATCCTACTACTGGATCTAAGAAAACCTCGTTATCCTTAGAGGTTCTCCAAGAATTAGATAAACATTATTCTACTAATTCGGCTCCTTGGATTGTTGATGACTCCACCACCTTACCAG TCGCTACCTCTGAAAAGTCTCTAGTTCGTCACTCGCCAACGGGTCTCAATGCGTCCGCCATTGGAACAACCTGTAGTA GCCATGGGGAATATCCTTCAAATTGTATGAATAcagcatttttattacatgtCAAAGACACTGTTGCAAGAAAACAAATGCAATCGAAAGAAGCgctacgattaaaaaaaaatagtaaccCTCAGTTTAAATGTGAACAGACATCAAGTGAAGATTATGTCTTATCTCATGATCATTGTGTATCTTTTAATACTCTTTATCCTACTTGTAAGAATGGACATAAGGATGAATGCATGTCTGAAAGAAGCGATCGGTCAACAGTGGCAGGGAAAGTGAACTTCAAACGTCCACAGCCTTCCTCACGCGTGAAATTGTCCAACGAaaagatttttgtaaaaagCCATGATACTTCGACAGTTTGTCCCTCTGTTGCATGGAATACGTTTAATTCtggtgagaaaaaaaaaagccgcCGAATAACGATGATGCAGCGTAATTCTCTTCGCGCACAAGCGAAGTTGACTTGTGATT CTCGACTGTTACTGAGAAAAACGACGGTGTCACCCTTAGGTCAAGGCCGTCAACGTTTGG ATGCGAAATTAGCTGTAAGGAACcataattttgtgaaaaaccACCGTTCACCGCAACGTTCAAAAAAATCAGTAACTATTCCATCCCATCAACATAACCAAAAAAAATTGACTAAAGATTATCAACGCTGGTTAATGGAAGTGTTAAACGAATTACAAAAACAACGCGATATGGGTTTAATTGTGCCTTCTCgatttgaacgaaaaaaaCAACGAGTACTTAATTTCTTGCAAAGCCTAGGTGGAGATGTATTATCTATTGTACCAATACCATCCCCAACTCCAtgtactaattttttttcttctaaaaatcCATCGTTTCAAGCAGCAGTGCCCGGTTTTTCAAATCACACAATgccagcaaaaaaaaaaatgttacctAGTATAAActctcttcaatttcttccaaATCAACCTTTTCCTTTAgtcacaaaaagaaatttttgtaaaacgaTCGACATCACACCTTAA
- the LOC128884247 gene encoding tRNA (guanine(10)-N2)-methyltransferase homolog isoform X2, whose protein sequence is MDCQPVLVWLSCHRDYFRFRIPELVSLLTLYYTTKDCFEEIGLTQHLNQRKTLYIEHENKSSDQAFYCLDRGSQSAIALGKDEDVFIVLLLPLSDVPKIASQILNRSVLIKGFYHLWAKAPSYDTIQSNFRVPLSMIQEWINPKKSFSFLIKSFGHCLSETEKIQRMSHFSFLFTSDIKANIKNPDTKLVIFEKWERSAVCDSPTLQQVFFTRTIEASPSRLPWFSKYSLKSRPILGPTTLDHELSFLMANQAKITPGTIVLDPFCGTGSLLLAASHFGALTLGGDIDSRVLKGWGVSRFNLNVPVLSENTSIFQNFIHYDLPVPEILRIDIAAWTRYPVKAMTSYIKPWIDVILTDPPYGVRACVRHVACSTNMGEENTVDKNADFIPATHVTTTTCVIKCVKRKCFLLQIVVVHCSSLLDIASLLLVDHGLLVFLCPVIEINALNDIEALKHPDLKLKAASLQSLSKGTARVLLTYCRIARTSL, encoded by the exons aTGGATTGCCAGCCTGTGTTAGTATGGCTGTCATGCCATCGagattattttcgtttccgtATTCCTGaacttgtttctttattaacgTTGTATTATACGACGAAAGACTGTTTTGAAGAAATCGGTTTAACTCAGCATTTAAACCAAAGAAAAACGCTCTATAttgaacatgaaaataaaagcagTGACCAAGCATTTTATTGTCTTGATAGAGGTTCCCAATCTGCTATAGCCTTAGGAAAAGACGAAGATGTTTTTATTGTTCTTCTACTTCCTTTGTcggatgtcccaaaaattgcATCCCAAATTCTAAATCGCTCCGTTTTAATTAAAGGTTTTTATCAT cTATGGGCAAAGGCACCATCCTATGACACGATTCAATCAAATTTCCGTGTACCTCTGTCAATGATTCAGGAATGGATCAAtccaaaaaaaagtttttcttttcttatcaAATCTTTTGGACATTGTTTGAGTGAAACAgagaaaattcaacgaatgtctcatttttcttttttattcactTCCGATATTAAAGCTAATATTAAAAATCCCGATACAAAACTGGTTATATTCGAG AAATGGGAGCGCAGTGCAGTATGCGACAGCCCCACACTGCAACAAGTCTTCTTTACACGAACT ATTGAAGCATCACCTTCTCGTTTACCttggttttctaaatattctttgaaatcAAG GCCCATTCTGGGACCAACTACATTAGATCATGAATTAAGTTTTCTTATGGCAAATCAA GCTAAAATCACACCCGGAACTATTGTTTTAGATCCTTTCTGTGGCACGGGTAGCTTACTTTTAGCTGCATCACACTTTGG tgcATTGACTCTTGGAGGGGATATTGATTCAAGAGTGTTGAAGGGTTGGGGTGTGTCCCGTTTTAATCTAAATGTTCCAGTTCTCTCAG AAAATAcgtcaattttccaaaatttcattcactACGACTTACCAGTACCCGAAATTCTTCGAATAGACATAGCTGCATGG ACACGATACCCAGTGAAGGCGATGACTTCATATATCAAACCATGGATCGATGTTATACTTACAGATCCTCCTTAtg GTGTCCGTGCTTGCGTTCGTCATGTGGCCTGTAGCACAAACATGGGAGAAGAAAACACTGTTGACAA GAACGCTGACTTTATTCCTGCCACACATGTAACAACAACAACATGTGTCATAAAGTgcgtgaaaagaaaatgttttctcTTGCAAATTGTTGTTGTTCATTGTAGTTCTTTACTGGACATTGCCTCCTTGTTACTTGTTGATCATGGtttacttgtatttttatgtcCTGTTATTGAAAtcaa TGCCCTTAATGATATTGAGGCTTTAAAACATCCAG atttaaaattaaaagcggCAAGTCTTCAGAGTTTGTCAAAAGGTACTGCTCGCGTTCTTTTAACATACTGCAGAATCGCTCGAacaagtttataa
- the LOC128884247 gene encoding tRNA (guanine(10)-N2)-methyltransferase homolog isoform X3, which yields MDCQPVLVWLSCHRDYFRFRIPELVSLLTLYYTTKDCFEEIGLTQHLNQRKTLYIEHENKSSDQAFYCLDRGSQSAIALGKDEDVFIVLLLPLSDVPKIASQILNRSVLIKGFYHLWAKAPSYDTIQSNFRVPLSMIQEWINPKKSFSFLIKSFGHCLSETEKIQRMSHFSFLFTSDIKANIKNPDTKLVIFEKWERSAVCDSPTLQQVFFTRTIEASPSRLPWFSKYSLKSRPILGPTTLDHELSFLMANQAKITPGTIVLDPFCGTGSLLLAASHFGALTLGGDIDSRVLKGWGVSRFNLNVPVLSENTSIFQNFIHYDLPVPEILRIDIAAWTRYPVKAMTSYIKPWIDVILTDPPYGVRACVRHVACSTNMGEENTVDKNADFIPATHVTTTTCVINSLLDIASLLLVDHGLLVFLCPVIEINALNDIEALKHPDLKLKAASLQSLSKGTARVLLTYCRIARTSL from the exons aTGGATTGCCAGCCTGTGTTAGTATGGCTGTCATGCCATCGagattattttcgtttccgtATTCCTGaacttgtttctttattaacgTTGTATTATACGACGAAAGACTGTTTTGAAGAAATCGGTTTAACTCAGCATTTAAACCAAAGAAAAACGCTCTATAttgaacatgaaaataaaagcagTGACCAAGCATTTTATTGTCTTGATAGAGGTTCCCAATCTGCTATAGCCTTAGGAAAAGACGAAGATGTTTTTATTGTTCTTCTACTTCCTTTGTcggatgtcccaaaaattgcATCCCAAATTCTAAATCGCTCCGTTTTAATTAAAGGTTTTTATCAT cTATGGGCAAAGGCACCATCCTATGACACGATTCAATCAAATTTCCGTGTACCTCTGTCAATGATTCAGGAATGGATCAAtccaaaaaaaagtttttcttttcttatcaAATCTTTTGGACATTGTTTGAGTGAAACAgagaaaattcaacgaatgtctcatttttcttttttattcactTCCGATATTAAAGCTAATATTAAAAATCCCGATACAAAACTGGTTATATTCGAG AAATGGGAGCGCAGTGCAGTATGCGACAGCCCCACACTGCAACAAGTCTTCTTTACACGAACT ATTGAAGCATCACCTTCTCGTTTACCttggttttctaaatattctttgaaatcAAG GCCCATTCTGGGACCAACTACATTAGATCATGAATTAAGTTTTCTTATGGCAAATCAA GCTAAAATCACACCCGGAACTATTGTTTTAGATCCTTTCTGTGGCACGGGTAGCTTACTTTTAGCTGCATCACACTTTGG tgcATTGACTCTTGGAGGGGATATTGATTCAAGAGTGTTGAAGGGTTGGGGTGTGTCCCGTTTTAATCTAAATGTTCCAGTTCTCTCAG AAAATAcgtcaattttccaaaatttcattcactACGACTTACCAGTACCCGAAATTCTTCGAATAGACATAGCTGCATGG ACACGATACCCAGTGAAGGCGATGACTTCATATATCAAACCATGGATCGATGTTATACTTACAGATCCTCCTTAtg GTGTCCGTGCTTGCGTTCGTCATGTGGCCTGTAGCACAAACATGGGAGAAGAAAACACTGTTGACAA GAACGCTGACTTTATTCCTGCCACACATGTAACAACAACAACATGTGTCATAAA TTCTTTACTGGACATTGCCTCCTTGTTACTTGTTGATCATGGtttacttgtatttttatgtcCTGTTATTGAAAtcaa TGCCCTTAATGATATTGAGGCTTTAAAACATCCAG atttaaaattaaaagcggCAAGTCTTCAGAGTTTGTCAAAAGGTACTGCTCGCGTTCTTTTAACATACTGCAGAATCGCTCGAacaagtttataa
- the LOC128884249 gene encoding S-phase kinase-associated protein 1 homolog: protein MTDIKQVTLVSMDGEEFLVDPDVLCMSQLLQSMIEASGVAEPIPIPNVKGKTLKRVIDYCVAHKEKIPLEIEKPLKSANFAQIVSEEDYNFVDIDQESLFELILAANFLNIKPLLDLTCGKVASMIKGKNVEEIRRQFNIINDFTPEQEAQIRDENKWCEST from the exons ATGACTGATATAAAACAAGTCACTCTTGTTAGTATGGATGGAGAAGAATTTTTGGTGGATCCAGATGTCTTATGTATGTCGCAATTGTTACAAAGTATGATTGAGG CATCTGGAGTAGCGGAACCGATACCTATTCCCAATGTGAAgggaaaaacattaaaacggGTTATAGACTATTGTGTCGcgcataaagaaaaaatacctTTAGAAATAGAGAAACCATTGAAATCTGCCAATTTCGCACAA ATTGTTAGTGAAGaagattataattttgttgacaTTGATCAAGAATCactttttgaattaattttg GCAGcgaattttcttaatattaaacCGTTACTTGATTTGACTTGTGGAAAAGTTGCTTCAATGATTAAA ggaaaaaatgttgaagaaatCAGAAGGCAATTTAACATAATCAATGACTTTACTCCCGAGCAAGAAGCTCAA atccGCGACGAAAATAAATGGTGCGAAAGTACATAG